In the genome of Flaviflexus ciconiae, one region contains:
- a CDS encoding peptidylprolyl isomerase, with translation MEATLHTNHGDIVVELYPNHAPATVANFTELATGEREWQNPATGERTSEPLYNGVVFHRIIPGFMIQGGDPLGTGTGGPGYNFDDEIHPELSFTEPYILAMANAGKVGGRGTNGSQFFITVAPTTWLQGKHTIFGRVADDASKKVVDEIAAVATNPMDRPLEDVVINSISVSA, from the coding sequence ATGGAAGCAACACTGCATACGAACCATGGCGATATTGTCGTCGAACTGTACCCCAACCACGCACCGGCAACGGTCGCTAACTTTACCGAGCTTGCCACGGGTGAGCGCGAGTGGCAGAACCCGGCCACGGGTGAGCGCACCTCGGAGCCCCTCTACAACGGAGTGGTCTTCCACCGCATCATCCCCGGCTTCATGATCCAGGGTGGCGACCCGCTTGGCACCGGAACCGGCGGCCCCGGCTACAACTTTGATGACGAGATCCACCCGGAGCTTTCGTTCACCGAGCCCTACATTCTTGCCATGGCAAACGCCGGCAAGGTTGGCGGCCGCGGCACGAACGGCTCCCAGTTCTTCATCACCGTTGCCCCGACCACCTGGCTCCAGGGCAAGCACACCATCTTTGGCCGCGTGGCTGATGATGCCTCGAAGAAGGTTGTTGACGAGATCGCAGCCGTGGCGACGAACCCCATGGATCGTCCCCTCGAAGATGTCGTTATTAACTCCATTTCCGTCTCGGCATGA
- a CDS encoding rhomboid family intramembrane serine protease encodes MSEYPDPVPAGPPPDPDRRRRLKRPTPYVTIGIIVLCIGVYGGGRLWSELESTLIFAPWLGEDQPYRFLGSAFLHADFWHLIFNMYALWLVGQAIEPVFGWWRFTCLYVLSAIAGNVAVLAFADPTGASWATFVVGASGAVFGLFGALFALSKGLSRDTTPLLVLLGINLILGFVVDGISWQSHVGGLLAGLLIGYLYTKSRRTWANVLATVLIALVLAGITFYIYAT; translated from the coding sequence ATGAGTGAGTATCCGGATCCGGTGCCGGCAGGTCCACCGCCGGATCCGGATCGTCGCCGACGTCTTAAGAGACCGACCCCGTACGTCACGATCGGGATTATTGTCCTGTGTATCGGTGTCTACGGTGGCGGTCGGCTCTGGTCTGAGCTTGAATCAACCCTGATCTTTGCCCCGTGGCTGGGTGAGGATCAGCCATACAGGTTCCTCGGCTCCGCATTCTTACATGCGGACTTCTGGCACCTCATTTTCAACATGTATGCGCTGTGGCTCGTGGGCCAAGCGATCGAACCCGTCTTTGGCTGGTGGCGATTCACCTGCCTGTACGTTCTTTCCGCGATAGCGGGGAACGTCGCAGTGCTCGCCTTTGCGGACCCTACTGGGGCAAGCTGGGCAACGTTCGTTGTCGGAGCCTCCGGCGCTGTCTTTGGCCTCTTCGGAGCCCTATTCGCGCTCTCAAAGGGTCTGTCGCGAGATACGACTCCCCTTCTCGTCCTCCTGGGCATTAACCTCATTCTCGGATTTGTGGTGGACGGAATCTCCTGGCAGTCCCATGTCGGTGGTTTGCTCGCCGGCCTGCTCATCGGTTACCTCTACACGAAGTCCCGGAGGACCTGGGCAAACGTCCTGGCAACGGTCCTCATTGCACTCGTTCTGGCTGGCATAACCTTCTACATCTACGCAACATGA
- a CDS encoding MATE family efflux transporter: MLKSLKDSIPLIIRTLSLRISILLTITAATALGTTALAAHQIINSIWNFAAFGLDALAIAAQALVGQALGASESQRVRDVLNRCLWWGVGAGAVLGIGLAATSFLIPRVFTGSDLVVSWAGWGLIVCAIGLPIAAIAYMLDGVLIGAGDTRYLAWMMILALALYTPVPLLLAGPGADLGRIGLMLLWGGYAGLFMGMRSLTLFLRTRGDRWIVLGESR, translated from the coding sequence GTGCTCAAGTCCCTCAAGGACTCTATTCCGCTGATCATTCGCACGCTGTCGCTTCGCATCAGTATTCTCCTCACCATCACGGCGGCAACGGCTCTCGGAACCACGGCGCTTGCCGCACATCAGATCATCAATTCGATCTGGAACTTCGCGGCCTTCGGGCTCGATGCCCTGGCCATTGCCGCTCAGGCACTCGTGGGCCAAGCTCTCGGAGCTTCAGAGTCACAGCGAGTCCGGGACGTTCTTAACCGGTGCCTGTGGTGGGGTGTGGGAGCTGGTGCAGTTCTTGGTATTGGCCTTGCGGCCACCTCTTTCCTTATCCCCAGAGTCTTCACGGGATCCGATCTGGTCGTCAGCTGGGCTGGTTGGGGATTGATTGTCTGCGCCATCGGCCTCCCTATCGCAGCGATTGCCTACATGCTTGATGGCGTCCTGATCGGCGCCGGGGATACTCGGTACCTGGCCTGGATGATGATCCTCGCCCTTGCCCTGTACACACCCGTGCCACTTCTACTGGCCGGGCCCGGTGCGGATCTTGGCAGAATTGGCCTCATGCTGCTGTGGGGCGGATACGCGGGACTGTTCATGGGGATGCGGAGCCTGACGCTGTTCCTTCGCACGCGCGGAGACCGGTGGATAGTGCTCGGCGAGTCTCGGTGA
- a CDS encoding MATE family efflux transporter: MTTSLNRQIISLALPTLATLLAEPTLILVDTALVGRLGVDSLAGLSLASTILTTLVGICIFLSYATTASTARYFGARKPERALRLGMDGIWLAIGLGVLLHLTLVFGGTTILGWFGPEEAVLHEAQSYLAASAWGLPGMLTVLAATGTVRGMLDTRTPLVVATLGALANIPLSYALIYPAGLGTAGAGYGTAIAQTGMGIALAWVVIHSARRHSVSLLPSGPVCSSPSRTLFR, encoded by the coding sequence GTGACCACAAGCCTCAATCGCCAGATCATCTCCCTGGCCCTGCCAACTCTTGCCACTCTTCTCGCCGAACCGACTCTGATCCTCGTAGATACAGCGCTTGTGGGAAGGCTGGGTGTGGATTCGCTTGCCGGGCTGTCGCTGGCCTCAACGATCCTGACGACCCTTGTCGGCATCTGCATCTTCCTGTCTTATGCGACAACAGCATCGACGGCACGGTACTTCGGTGCCCGGAAGCCGGAACGCGCCCTGCGGCTTGGCATGGATGGAATTTGGCTTGCGATTGGGCTTGGTGTTCTGCTCCACCTGACCCTTGTCTTCGGCGGAACCACCATTCTTGGATGGTTCGGGCCCGAGGAGGCGGTGCTTCACGAAGCACAAAGCTATCTTGCTGCTAGTGCCTGGGGTCTTCCGGGGATGCTGACGGTCCTTGCGGCGACGGGAACTGTTCGCGGGATGCTGGACACTCGCACTCCCCTCGTGGTTGCCACACTTGGCGCTCTCGCCAATATTCCCCTTTCCTATGCCCTGATCTATCCCGCTGGCCTTGGGACCGCGGGAGCCGGCTACGGAACCGCAATCGCGCAGACCGGCATGGGAATTGCACTCGCCTGGGTTGTTATTCATTCAGCTCGGCGACACTCAGTCTCGCTTCTTCCTTCGGGGCCGGTGTGCTCAAGTCCCTCAAGGACTCTATTCCGCTGA
- a CDS encoding YdcF family protein, producing MPTSTDPVIAVLGSTVEGGAPSPALRRRLDTATNEWLVAHRSGLRPLVICLGGIGGKGIQPEAPVMANYLESHGIPRAVLVEEAWSRTTEENLLHLRAILTHDGFPEAWAGLPATDVPDPRTLDQRTLRPGKHVPLTIVTSRSHLPRTKLLAKGLGLAVRGIPAPEPVASLSLLREAGALILWGARTVGRKVTNY from the coding sequence GTGCCTACCAGCACTGATCCAGTTATTGCTGTTCTCGGCAGCACGGTAGAGGGCGGGGCCCCCAGCCCCGCCCTTCGTCGTCGCCTAGACACGGCAACGAACGAGTGGTTGGTGGCTCACCGTTCCGGGCTCCGCCCGCTCGTCATCTGCCTTGGTGGGATCGGCGGAAAAGGCATCCAGCCGGAGGCGCCGGTCATGGCCAACTACCTGGAATCACACGGAATTCCCCGTGCCGTCCTTGTTGAAGAGGCCTGGTCGCGGACCACGGAGGAGAATCTTCTCCACCTGCGGGCAATTCTCACCCACGACGGCTTTCCGGAGGCCTGGGCCGGACTCCCAGCTACCGATGTCCCCGATCCCCGCACCCTGGATCAGCGGACACTTCGACCGGGCAAACATGTCCCGCTGACGATCGTGACATCGCGCAGTCACCTCCCAAGAACAAAGCTTCTTGCAAAAGGGCTGGGTTTAGCAGTCCGCGGTATCCCCGCGCCGGAACCGGTCGCGTCCCTTTCTCTCCTCAGAGAAGCGGGAGCACTCATACTGTGGGGAGCAAGAACCGTTGGCCGGAAAGTCACCAATTATTGA
- a CDS encoding PfkB family carbohydrate kinase produces the protein MNFAYTIAGSEASGVAGFQVDIRTFHELGVFGLGALTCVVTMHPDDDWGHKFTPMPPERIAEQIAAATASFDLDTVKIGMLGTIPTIETVAEALRKQPWKNVVVDPVLIFKGQEAGQAFDTDQALRTEILSQATVTTPNHFEALTLSGMESFDSVDDLVEAAKRISDHGPRSVVVKGGIDFPGDDAVDVLWDGEEATIYRAPKVGSYRVNGAGCTLAAAITAELAKGTEIRQAVQVAKDVVTAGIENRIVAHPPFDTVWQGAYQH, from the coding sequence ATGAATTTTGCATATACGATCGCCGGATCTGAGGCGAGCGGCGTTGCCGGCTTCCAGGTCGACATTCGCACGTTCCACGAACTGGGGGTCTTCGGGCTCGGCGCACTGACCTGTGTCGTGACCATGCACCCGGACGATGACTGGGGCCACAAGTTCACCCCGATGCCTCCCGAGCGAATTGCCGAACAGATCGCTGCGGCCACGGCCTCGTTCGATCTCGACACGGTGAAGATTGGTATGCTCGGCACAATCCCCACGATCGAGACAGTAGCTGAAGCACTGCGTAAGCAGCCGTGGAAGAACGTCGTGGTCGACCCTGTCCTCATCTTTAAGGGACAGGAAGCCGGCCAGGCATTCGACACCGATCAGGCACTCCGTACCGAGATTCTGTCGCAGGCAACGGTGACAACCCCGAACCACTTCGAGGCCCTCACCCTGTCAGGCATGGAATCCTTCGACAGCGTTGACGATCTCGTTGAGGCCGCGAAGCGTATCTCCGATCATGGCCCCCGCTCCGTTGTCGTTAAGGGCGGTATTGACTTCCCCGGTGATGATGCTGTCGACGTCCTCTGGGATGGCGAAGAGGCAACGATTTACCGGGCACCGAAGGTCGGCTCCTATCGTGTCAACGGTGCCGGATGTACGCTGGCGGCTGCGATCACCGCAGAGCTCGCAAAGGGCACGGAGATTCGCCAGGCAGTCCAGGTAGCCAAGGATGTAGTCACCGCCGGCATTGAGAACCGCATTGTCGCCCATCCTCCGTTCGACACGGTGTGGCAAGGTGCCTACCAGCACTGA
- a CDS encoding aldo/keto reductase, translated as MTKTLTMNTGATIPVLGYGTYKIAPADAAAAVTMALDAGYRHIDTAQMYGNEAEVGEAIEASSIDRGDIFLTTKLNNTNHLAKDARASFAQSLEDLRTDYVDLFLIHWPLPTLYDGDFLSTWKVLEEFYADGRAKAIGVSNFLPEHIDVLLEGSDVVPAINQIEVHPYFTNEDSRAKNTEAGIINQAWSPLGRAAVLTDPVIEEIAERIGVTPAQVVLAWHLNRGDVVIPKSVTPSRVASNMDIFDVPLTEADHERITALNRGEDGRQGSNPATMDRL; from the coding sequence ATGACTAAGACCCTGACAATGAATACCGGAGCGACGATCCCCGTTCTTGGCTACGGAACTTACAAGATTGCTCCCGCCGATGCGGCGGCGGCTGTCACGATGGCGCTGGATGCTGGCTACCGACATATCGACACGGCTCAGATGTACGGCAACGAAGCAGAGGTAGGCGAAGCTATCGAGGCCTCGAGCATTGACCGAGGCGACATCTTCCTCACAACGAAGCTCAACAATACGAATCACCTTGCGAAGGATGCTCGAGCATCCTTCGCCCAGTCGCTTGAGGATCTACGGACCGACTATGTTGACCTGTTCCTGATCCACTGGCCGCTACCCACCCTTTACGATGGCGACTTCCTGTCGACCTGGAAGGTCCTGGAAGAGTTCTATGCGGATGGTCGCGCCAAGGCCATTGGTGTTTCAAACTTCCTTCCCGAGCACATCGACGTTCTGCTTGAGGGCTCCGACGTGGTGCCAGCAATCAACCAGATCGAGGTTCACCCCTATTTCACAAACGAGGACTCCCGCGCGAAGAACACGGAGGCCGGGATCATTAACCAGGCATGGTCCCCGCTCGGTCGTGCCGCAGTACTGACCGATCCGGTAATCGAGGAGATCGCGGAGCGCATTGGCGTAACACCCGCACAGGTGGTTCTTGCCTGGCATCTGAACCGCGGTGACGTTGTTATCCCGAAGTCGGTCACGCCGTCTCGCGTTGCTTCCAATATGGACATCTTTGACGTACCGCTCACCGAGGCGGATCATGAGAGGATCACGGCGCTCAACCGCGGAGAGGACGGTCGTCAGGGCTCGAATCCCGCAACCATGGATCGTCTGTGA
- a CDS encoding VOC family protein, whose translation MQLIPILVVEDDNAALDFYTKVFQADIKKVHRNTTQISVQGYAIAIRKADDRDACSDEHGIILLIETAAPDVLAEAAIKHGAEKITDVDDHETGIRAGRIRDPFGFQWILSTPAPL comes from the coding sequence ATGCAACTCATACCGATTCTGGTTGTCGAAGATGACAACGCAGCACTCGATTTTTATACGAAGGTTTTCCAGGCGGACATCAAGAAGGTACACCGGAACACGACGCAGATCAGTGTCCAAGGGTATGCCATCGCGATCCGCAAGGCCGACGATCGGGACGCCTGCTCCGATGAGCATGGCATCATCCTGCTCATCGAAACTGCCGCGCCCGATGTTCTCGCTGAGGCGGCCATTAAGCACGGCGCAGAAAAGATTACCGACGTCGATGATCATGAAACCGGTATCCGTGCCGGACGGATCCGTGACCCGTTTGGATTCCAATGGATTCTCAGCACACCGGCACCCCTCTAG
- a CDS encoding methylated-DNA--[protein]-cysteine S-methyltransferase, with protein sequence MDSQHTGTPLGATFSLGFAELSVFVDDAGTVIASGFDSLDAIAAGRPYRRGDLPSNVTEALEAWTNGDFGRLMDVPVWITGTPKLVQLREQLRKVPAGSVVTYGELADRAGLRYLPRLAGRACSENPCLLFVPCHRVVAASHVGPPVVPGSYAATEGMKAQLLTHEGVSVREAKPRDESSGF encoded by the coding sequence ATGGATTCTCAGCACACCGGCACCCCTCTAGGGGCAACCTTCAGCCTCGGTTTCGCCGAGCTGTCGGTCTTCGTCGATGACGCGGGCACCGTTATCGCGTCCGGCTTTGACAGTCTCGATGCCATTGCGGCTGGCCGCCCCTACCGCAGGGGTGATCTGCCGAGCAATGTGACGGAAGCACTGGAGGCATGGACTAACGGCGACTTTGGTCGCCTCATGGACGTTCCTGTGTGGATCACGGGAACACCAAAGCTTGTCCAGCTGAGGGAACAGCTCCGCAAGGTCCCCGCGGGCTCGGTTGTGACCTATGGGGAACTGGCTGACCGTGCGGGTCTGCGTTATTTACCGAGGCTAGCGGGCCGAGCGTGTTCGGAGAATCCCTGCCTGCTGTTCGTCCCCTGCCACAGAGTTGTCGCTGCGTCCCACGTGGGCCCGCCCGTTGTGCCGGGAAGCTACGCGGCCACGGAAGGTATGAAGGCGCAACTCCTGACTCACGAGGGTGTGAGCGTCCGGGAAGCAAAGCCAAGGGACGAATCGTCGGGATT